The following proteins are co-located in the Lactuca sativa cultivar Salinas unplaced genomic scaffold, Lsat_Salinas_v11 Lsat_1_v11_unplaced_20, whole genome shotgun sequence genome:
- the LOC122196918 gene encoding 30S ribosomal protein S4, chloroplastic, whose product MSRYRGPRFKKIRRLGALPGLTNKRPRAGSDLRNQSRSGKKSQYRIRLEEKQKLRFHYGLTERQLLKYVRIAGKAKGSTGQVLLQLLEMRLDNILFRLGMAPTIPGARQLVNHRHILVNGRIVDIPSYRCKPRDTIAARDEQKSKVLIQNSLDSSPHEELPNHLTLQPFQYKGLVNQIIDSKWVGLKINELLVVEYYSRQT is encoded by the coding sequence ATGTCGCGTTACCGAGGTCCTCGTTTCAAAAAAATACGCCGCCTGGGGGCTTTACCAGGGCTAACTAATAAAAGGCCCAGAGCTGGAAGTGATCTTAGAAACCAATCGCGTTCCGGGAAAAAATCCCAATATCGAATTCGCCTAGAAGAAAAACAAAAATTGCGTTTTCATTATGGTCTTACAGAACGACAATTACTTAAATACGTTCGTATCGCCGGAAAGGCAAAAGGGTCAACAGGTCAGGTTTTACTACAATTACTTGAAATGCGCCTTGATAACATTCTTTTTCGCTTGGGTATGGCTCCGACTATTCCGGGAGCTCGCCAATTAGTTAACCATAGACATATTTTAGTCAATGGTCGTATAGTAGATATACCAAGTTATCGCTGCAAACCCCGAGATACTATTGCGGCGAGGGATGAACAAAAATCTAAAGTTCTAATTCAAAATTCTCTCGATTCATCCCCCCATGAGGAATTGCCAAACCATTTGACTCTTCAACCATTCCAATATAAAGGATTAGTCAATCAAATAATAGATAGTAAATGGGTCGGTTTGAAAATAAATGAATTGCTAGTTGTAGAATATTATTCTCGTCAGACTTAA